gggagatcaggtaagtttaagcggactgagcggagatgttcagccaAATGACCACTGAGCCTGCCTTGGTCTCGTCGATAAATATGAGTCCACACCtgcaacagcggatacagtagaaaaggttggaggaggtgcaaatgaatctctgcctcacctgaaaagactgtcagggtccttggacgtAGTCAAGGGaagaggtacatggacagggacaagtgttacatcctctgtggttgcaggggaaagaatAGAATAAACAAGgtgtgaatggtccttgattatgttggttcctTTCCTGATGCCATGTGAACTATGGGTGGAGTCGATGTGGGAGGAGGCTAGTGTGACGGGTCAACATCCACAATGTTCTACAAGTTCTTGTAGTCTTCGGCAGAGCTGTGTCGATGTTTTCTATTTCATAAACAAATAAGGATCCCATCAGCTAGACATTTCCTGACTGTCTGAACTGCCATCACCTGCAAGATTACTTGATGTATGTCTCAGGAAGGCAGCATCTACCACCAATAATCCCCATCATCATGTCCACTTCTTGCTGCTACCCTTGGGCAGCCTGAGGTCCCACTACACTTACCCTGATTACATGTTTAAGAACAACTTTCCTTTAACCTTTAGGTTCTTGAGctgaccctaatcctacctcagcaatggaattctatggaccacctcttgcactaccatggaccatTTTTGCTTCAATGTAGGAGATCAAGAGAGCACACAAACATTCGTATATAGATTTATTTGTCCAGATAATTAATTAAAGTGCTTTGCTGTTAACAATTTGTAATAAAAATGATAATTGAAGAGAGAATAGGtttatattcgctggaatttagaagaacgaGAGAGAACCTAATTGAAACTATAAAATTCCAATGATATTGTACAGATCAGATGCAGGAAGGACGTTTCTGATGGTGGgctgtccagaaccaggagtcatagTCTCAGGATACAGGATAGGCCATTTCAGACTATGGTGTAGGGACATTTCTTCACCAAACGATTGCTGAGCCTATGATGTGGTCTACCACAGAAGACAGTTGAGCTGAAATCATTATATATGCACAAGATGGAGTTTCATTTTGtaatgaagacacaagagaccaaagatgctggagactGAAGCAATAAAAatatgctgaagtagctcagcgggtcagacagcatctctggagggaatggacagtcaatgttttgggctgggacccttcttcagactgatggattcgGCGGGAATAAGAAAGGTGGGTTGGGACAAGGGATAGGGCACAGgggagggtggtgattggcagatgggtgaactAAGTCACAAAGGCTGAGGGTGAAATTAAAGGGtgccagataaggagaggaggagaagtgaaatgtcaagccagagggagggatatgtgtGGAagaggacagggagagagaggcaagagaggataaAAGGGAAAAATGGGACACaggaatgggagatgagtgtatagaGATTCTGGGGATTGATTTGTGCCGCTAATTCGTGTGGTTTCTCTGACGATGTTGGAATTCCAAGCAGTCCTTTCCTGTGCCATTCCCAGAGCATGCGTTTCCTGTTCCTGATCCAATTATACATTTGCATATATGGGATCCTCCACCAGGCAGTTTGCATAAATATCTTCTTGAAGTTGATTCATGTTCATCGTGGTTTTGGTGTCCATCTGACCTTTATCCTGTGACAGGAATAGAAATAGACAGAGTGACAAATGGCAGCACTGGCAATTGCTATATATGGGTCTGGAGAATACTCCACCCAcaataggcagcacagtggcgcagtggtagagttactgctttataacgctagagtcccaggttcaatactAACTGCGCATGTTGTCCAGGGAGCTTGTGCATTCTGCCTatgacctttgtgggttttctccgggtgctccggtttcctcccatgctccaaagtcatacaggtttgcaggttagatggcttctacaaattgtccctagtgtgcaggacggTTCCAGTAtatgggtaatcgctggtcagcacagactcggtgggccaaagggcctgtttctgcgctgtatctctaaactaaactaaaataaataaatgccgATAATCGTCGATCAATAGTGGGTTTGATTTTATGATTTCAGTCTCAGGGTGACAGTTGGGATCACAGGGAAGTACACTCCCACCTCTCCGAGAGGTGGTTCTGGGTTCAAGACCCTCCTGCTGTGTCTTTAACACAGAAACCAAGGCAGACACTCGCAGGCAGTACTGAGAGACTGTCTGTGTAGTGGGGCATTGCTTAGGGAATGTCACAtggctggaggagctgcagatccCAAGCTGTGATGGGTTtgagtgtttaatttagtttttagttttagttttagcacagaaacatgcccttctgtccaacaagtctgtgccaaccaacaatccccacatattaacaataCAGACACTACACAAACTAGAGACCATTTacacaaagtcaattaacctacaaacttgtacgtctttgtagtgtgggaggaaaccgaagatatcagagaaaacctacatagtcacggggagaacatacaaactccacgtagtcaggatcaaacctgagtctctggtgctgcaagcgctgtaaggcatcaactctaccgctgtgccaccttggccGCTGGAGCTGGGTCAGGAAAAGTGGAGCGGTGTTGTACCAGTGTCCACCTTGCTTTAGTCTCAGTGACGTGTGTTTGTCCAGTGAGAAAGGAATACACTGTGACGGGCATCACTCAGGATGGTTATTACCTGGGCTGTTTCCGACTGCGTGTGGTGCATTTCATAACGTTCCTCCtgcatctgtctctctctcatctGCACTGTTCCAGATTCCTCTCTTGTCACCGTTCTCGATGCATCCACTTGTGGTCTAAGAGCAGAAATAAAGGCTTTGTTAACCCACAGTATCAGAAATGTTCTTTGTCAGGGTGGAAATTATTGACTATATATACATTTGTGTTATTTTGTTAATGGGActataaagctgcagcagatAAGCCTTTCATtgctggtacatgtggcaattaaacactcttgaatctacCGACCTGCACAACCCTCATCCTACGTCAACAACAGAACTCTAAGGACCACCTCATGCACAACCAtggaataattttattttatttttcaattatatTTTTGCAATGATATATAGTTtttgcatgtttaagaaagaaatgcagatgctggaaaaatcaaaggtagaggaattctggaggaattcagcgggtgaggcagcatctatggagatattTTCTATTCAAATATTATAAGTATAACTTTTTTTTGTATGTTTGTCTATGATGATGTTGCAAGCAAGATGTTTAattgtccctgtgtctctgtttgAAAATAAACGTGAACGAACTGAACGGCTGGAATTGGgttggagggatggaggggatcTCGGGGAAGGGGACAACCACCCACCTGTCTGTTCTCCATCGCGATTTGAGAATGCAGCAAATCACAGTCGATAGGATGATCAGGAACACGACCCCTGCTGCAGCAGCCAATGGGATGACTGGTAACCTCTGCCCATCTGTTGCAGGAACTGAGGCCAAAGAGATGGTTATTAATGACGGTGTTTCATTAACTTGTTCTCACAAAGACCCACCTATCGTCCACAGTAGCCATCAGCAACCCACTGTGATTAACTGTACACAAGTACAGCAGTTGttgaaaagagaaaaataacacaTTTCAGAATTTGGTGTTTCAGTTATTCAGTTAAAGTTCTAGAGGAAATAAATCCAAGATCCACAATGAAGTAGGTTGCAAAACCGGAACCACGCTAGTTTATGGCAGGATTGTTCAGGATTAATGTATTAGGttaggagagatatagaccaagagcaggcatgtgggacgagcgtagctgggacaatgttggccattgtgggcgagttgggctgaatggcctgtttccacactgtatcactctatgactctatgactcgaagtAATGTCTGTaatcattctcacctagcacacagtGAACAATGGCTGTTTTCTTTAACATCATtactttttgtatatctttcattaatttgttctgtgCATTCTATAACCATTACTGTCAGTGCCAGCAGTGAAACAGAGCCACAGACTAattaagtgatacagtgtggaaacaagtccttcggccgaatatgtcccagctacacttgtcccacctgcctgcttttggtccatatctctccaaacttgtcctatccatgtacctgtctaactctttcttaaatgttgggatagtcccagctgcattaccttctctggcagcttgttccatacacacaccatccTCCGTGTGAAAGATTTAcctcttaggttcctattaaatccaggggcttcaggctgctgcgggccagcgaacggagcgctccacTCCGGTGAGCCCCTGATGAGGGCTCCCCCGCCCCATGCCGAGAGTCCGtgctgtgcccgctgctgaagccccgagtacgtctccgggaaaggccgcccgatcttCGATGTTAAGCCACGGGGGagacgacatggaaaaagtttcccccttaccccccacacaagacacacaaagaaacattaaaaacatacattaaaacataataaaaaaaacaaaatttagaaaaaaacggacacgctgctgacagggctgccggcttgcagcgcccccaccgagtGGTGACCGCTTGGATTCCTGAgggctcccactctctctctagttacacaTTTCTCCCTTATCTATTGATAAAAGCTGAGGTAATTACAGCTTACGTAATTTACAACACATCTTATGTTGGTCTTTGGAGAGACACGTCGGTGTGTTCACTCACGTTCTATGGCGAGGGTCACGGTCCTTTCCGCTGTCCCATGTTTATTCTCCGCCACACACTGATAGACCCCAGTGAGGTGTGGTGTCACCTGAGGGAACTCCAACCACAGCTCGTTGTTGGAACTTGTTTTGTTCAGTGTAACACCAAGATGTCTCCATGTCAGGTTAGACGCTGGGAAACTCTGGACGGAGCAGAGGATCGCTGTAGAGTTCCCTTCCTTTATACTGACCCAGGATTTGTTCACCTTATCGGAAGAAGTGATTGAGAGATTCTGTGGGGAATCTAAAAGCAAATACAGATCAGTTCCTGGGCACCAGTTGTGGGGCATCTTGAGAGATCACTGGTGGAAAACGTCTGATATTCGTGCAAGTTTGTTTCTGTCAGTTCAGGCTACAGAGGAAATTGCTATATGATAGAAAGGGCAAAATGCAGCATATTATGGGGCATTGCTGAGGGACCTCCGTACTGTTAATGGGGCAGTGTTGAGGGAGTGATGCACTGTGGGAGGGGAGGTACTGAGAGAGCACCACATTGGGAGGGCCAGTACAGTGGGAGCTCCACACTTGGTAAGGGGGCATCAACCCTGGGGAGGGGCAGTATTGAGGGAGCGTCGCCCAGCAGGAGGGGCAGTGCAGTGGGAGTGTCTCTTGAAGCAGGAGAGGGGTATCCCAAGTGTCCTTGCCAGAGTTACTTGGGAAAAGAGACATTTCTGCCAGTTTTACAGTGCTGCTGTGGAATCATCTGTGTACAACGTGGACTATTGTTGTTTGTGTACAATAAAAAATCTTCATACTTACATTGAACAGTCAGTGTGAGGGTCTGCTCCGATGAAACAGTTCGGTATCTGAATCTGCAGGTGAGGTTTTGCCTGTGATGTTTGAGCGCTGGGGTCAGGGACACAACAGAAGTATATGTCAGTTTGtcaccccactgagttacactgTGTGAGACTGACAGTGGTTCATCAATGGGGGTGACCCAGGTTAAGGTGGAAGCTGTTCCATCACATGTGGTGTTGAAGGTGCAGGTTACATTCACAGTCTTTCCTTCCACCGTTTCAACAGGGAATATTGAGGGTTTATCTGTGAAATCTAATAAACAGAGAAATTTTCAGTTAAATGTCACCAGACGTTGCCCTGTGAGGGAACAGCGCAGCTGGCAGTTTAGATGTTGTCAACTTGCCCTTGCACTGGCCCTCTCGGCTTGAGGGAGCACTGCAATTGTGGAGAGGCCTCTTGTTCTCCAGTTGTGACAGACCTGATAAATCCAGTGGGGAATTCATGAGAAATTCCTCTATCCAGTCGAGGATACACCTCCTCATTCCTATTAGAAGGGTTTGTGGTGAATAACAGAGATGGATTTGTGAGGAACCAGATAGATACTGAGGAGAGAGGGGCATCAGAAGTGGTGATGAGGGACATGGGAAGAGGTGGAAGGAGTTCAAgtctattgtcatatgcacatgtAGGGTGAGGTATAGGAGTAGTGAAAATCAGCAGGATCACAGGCACATGgagaaacacacaaaaaaatgttttgcataaATTACACAAAAGATTATCAAAGAAAGACTGCAATAAAAACAAGCaattagtgcaaaaacataattagaataGAAGAAACCAAGTCCATGCCAGTACAATACTgctctcaatacccagtctagagagcaagctattctagactgggtattgagtaatgaggaaggattagttagcagtcttgttgtgtgtggtcccttgggcaagagtgaccataatattgttgagttcttcattaggatggagaatgacGATTAtacatatgttggacacagcacatcttgaagaaatgagacctcCTAATAGATcaatcagaccaattcttaacgagttggtctgcatttattgacttcttggattcatgtggtgcaacagaatcgtacaaaccaactgtttcaggtctgggtgaaagatggtc
The genomic region above belongs to Leucoraja erinacea ecotype New England chromosome 33, Leri_hhj_1, whole genome shotgun sequence and contains:
- the LOC129712817 gene encoding sialic acid-binding Ig-like lectin 13 yields the protein MWDRTTMGKSYFFLSLLQAAVSMEWTINVPSEVTAQRGLCARIPCHYRYPARLNKIPPVGIWINGENGNYQSIAFHSGDHSKESPSFYRRTRLSGDLRDGNCPLVIDSITQEDEGPYYFRTEFNYKDSFSFFPATRLRVSDFTDKPSIFPVETVEGKTVNVTCTFNTTCDGTASTLTWVTPIDEPLSVSHSVTQWGDKLTYTSVVSLTPALKHHRQNLTCRFRYRTVSSEQTLTLTVQYSPQNLSITSSDKVNKSWVSIKEGNSTAILCSVQSFPASNLTWRHLGVTLNKTSSNNELWLEFPQVTPHLTGVYQCVAENKHGTAERTVTLAIELPATDGQRLPVIPLAAAAGVVFLIILSTVICCILKSRWRTDRPQVDASRTVTREESGTVQMRERQMQEERYEMHHTQSETAQDKGQMDTKTTMNMNQLQEDIYANCLVEDPIYANV